The Cololabis saira isolate AMF1-May2022 chromosome 18, fColSai1.1, whole genome shotgun sequence genome contains the following window.
caagtgaaaatctacttgaaacaggtgaaaattgttgttttttccagtgatgattcttgttttaagtgtaatgagatttttttttactaaaatgagacattttaactataaataagacaaatcttcttgttaagattgtgagtttttgcagtgatccatgttacttatcctgtgaaggacagagtcatattgataagttcagaaaagtgttttttattgttgtgttttgatgtatttgatgtaagcccagtggatatttaaagcttacagaaggctgcatttaactgctgctatgtcattcctgcagtatttctgcaggtgttttggtcagtgctattatttgtaatatattatattatttgtaatcagcacaaatgatctgtccccatatgataaaatccaccatcccccctgattttttttttttacaactcgagtactggtaacATCTGAAAAAATATGGTAATTGTGTAGGCATGTCGGCTTTTATTTTGGCGTGTCAGTGCGTCGCCATCGTTTACATGTAGCTGAACACCATAACTCAGGTAGTGTCACAGAAAAATGAGGGACTACATGTAAGATTAGAGTCTCTTGTGGCCCACTGGATTTCTCATGgctgtgttgttgttttgactCTTGTTTTGCATTTAGCTCCGATTTActtccttattttgaaataacttCTCTGGGTGTGTGACTCCCTCCTTTCTTGTGGTAACTGTCAGCCAGTGGCGGAGCCAGAATGTAGCTAATGGGTGGGCCTGCAAAAATTTGGGTGGGCCTGattttttataagttcagatgtGCGTACAAAtaatattgtgtaaaaaaatCCGGGAAGTtcgtttttatatatttttattttaaattctaaatGTTAACAAGAAAATAGTTACACAGTTACACTTTTAAGGCAGACACAATGGTAACTAATCAtgaattattatgaaaaaaaaaataataatttatttattttttttttttttccatgaatcTTACTGGGTGGGCAAGCTGTCAATCTGGGTGGGCCTGTGCCCATCCAGGCCCACCCATAGATCCGCCCCTGCTGTCAGCCATACTCATGTCTCATTGTCCTGTCAGTCTAAACTCAAAGCTTAAAGTTTAAAACTATTTACGCTGATCGGTAGTCCTTGTGTTCTGGATCAGCTTGCTGCATCTGATGTAGTTTTTCTCTGCTCGcatcatgtatgtttttatgtctgaaCGTGGCTGTATGATGATGAATGTGCTGAATGTTTATATCTGCTGCAAACCTAATCGCCCTTCAAGGGACAAATTAATAAAGGGAAGTGAAGTGAAGTAAACTATAATTTGCTCCTTTTCTCAGCTCCGTAGctggtttgttgttgttgtatggTGGTTTTGTCAATGTTTTTTAATCACAGTTTTGCTCATGTTTCTACATGCGCTGTCCCACTGATCATTCTTTtcctttagtgttttttttctaatttcctGCTTTGTGCTGTATTTTTGTTTGATCATTAAAGGATCATCATTAGATTGAGGTCCTGATGCGACACTGAAAGAGGAACAAAATCTTTCATTGAATTGGCACCTAACAAGGAAGAACACAACAATGGCCCTGTTTCATTACATTTAGTTAAAAACACCCTCAGATAATGTGTTATTactttaaatacatttacaagTTATGATGAAGTGACTTAAGTTGTGAGGGACTACAAttattttcagtttcagtttctacgCCTTGTCAGAAAAAGATCAGGGAAATAAGGGCAGGTTGTGGTAAGTCGGGGTTGTTATCTCTCTGTTCATCTTGTTGATATGTGTGTAAAAAAGGATGCAAGAcgtcaggggcgtcaattgggtatgaaggtatggcagccgccacaccttggcttcaagggaaaatgtaaatgtttgttttttaaatacatttatggaattactctatttgtattgattattctattactcaatacatataaaataactacaaatgcaaatcagaacaacatgatcgatttcactagttattttacactgtaaaaactcaagatcttaagaatatttgtcttatttctagttaaaatggaaAAAGATTCAGAGAACTAGGAGAAATCtccattatttaattattagaCAATAGAgattagataactaattattttTTGGAAACCATGGACGACAGCAAAGAGGGAATATCCAGCTTCTCATCGATGCCTAGTTCCAAAGCCTTCAACTCTGATGGTATGGGctacatttagttttttttttagtttagttaagtttatttcggtcatgacatcacaaaaaaaaaaggtgcagtctacatgttaccttcatccttaaaaaatcaaatcaaatcactaattaaataaataaatacccaaatcaacatagcaagcatcaccactcattcatttgatataaagaaatcatccttcttttcaaagtttttttaaataaggttaaggttctacataatttcaaatccctatctaatttattccatccatcaccgctgccactgtagcatctcagtttggtgttggttctgattgttgatttcctgtatatgctctccccctctgaggttgtaatggctTTGTCATTTGTCATTGGcagcatgttattgttgattttgaacacaatctgtgcagttttgaagtccaCCAGTTCATTGAATTGAACTGCTTATGGTGTGGGCAGTTTGCAGATCTAGAGGCACCATGAAGTTTTAAGAGTAACATGCTCCCACTCAAACAGCATCTCTTTTAGGGAAGGCCTTGCTTATTTCAGGGTTAGGGGGGTTAGGGTGCTAaaccacacactgcatggattcagaggagaagagtctggatGCTAAActgacctgcctgcagtccagacctttcACTGATAGAAAACATATGATGCATCATTGGACGAGACATCTGGTAACTGATGTCCAGTATGTTGAGCAGCTAGAATCCTGCAGCATAGAAGAATGGGGCAACATTTCTCTCCCAAAATCAGCGGATTAGCAACTGGTCCCCTCACTTGTCTGACATTCACAGACAGTTGTTAAAACTGTCTGTGAATGTCTAATATTTTCTACGAACTAATATTAACTAATATTTTCCACGAAATGGCAAAATTGCTGAGTTTCAACATCTGATATTTTGTGTACGTTCTTAGTTGCCAGtccagttttgtttgttttgctccaGGTTTGTGAAGCCgattcaaaatgaaatgaatccaCAAAGCTCTTTGCTTGTCTGTGGAGATAATGCAACATCTTATGCTGGGCTGTACAGCCAACAACTGAGCATGTGCAACACCTTCTAGTTTTGGACATCataagcagaggtgggtagtaacgagttacatttactccgttacatttacttgaataCGTTTTGGGaagttttgtacttttaggagtagttttgaatcactatacttttgacttttacttgagtagatttgtgaagaagaaactgttcctcttactccgctacattaggctacgttgagctgttacttttcttttatcccttttatccacgtacgcgtcaatctcatgacatcactgagtgattctttgggaaaaatgtttgtttttgcatgttttgtcacatttacacagactcaaacacacacagagtttctatgagttcatgtttgttctagttctgcctggttaaaaaagaaaagtacaaaggcttgaaattttgtgctacttgtgcttaatttatttttttattctgttattattttattttattatttattaaagcacttgaatttactttgagattattttcatttaagctattttttattaattttaatttattttattgctttaatttgcatgaagatgattattttgtacttttgtctgtttgaatggtcgtgttaaaaaaataaatcagacgttactgaacagttactcagtacttgagtagttttttcaccaagtacttttttacttttactcaagtaattatttggatgactactttttacttatacttgagtcatattattctgaagtaacagtacttttacttgagtacaatttttggcttttggctctacccacctctgatcataAGTCTATTGAACCACTGCTTGGACAACAATATGCAGCCAAACCATCACTGTCCAGATACAGAAACGTTTTTATGGTCTGGGAGTCACCCAGATACCAAATGTTCATGGTCAAACCTTAAAAGAGGGAattttagtcttgttctatagctgcagctatgacattgactctaacacactagagtttacactaactagaggtttactaacactaactagaggtttactaacaccaactacaggtttaccaacactaactagagatttactaaacactaactataggctttactaatcagaaaggttttaagtttagttttaaaggtggaggtggtgtcagcctccttaacccagattggaagttggttccacagtaacggttcctggtaccagaacgcccgccctccaaatctacatttggatactctaggaaccatgagtaaacctgcactctgagaacggagagctctgttacactgaaaaaaaaaaaaaatctaagcgcatgtaaatataacatatttaaatctgtgatattaacaattaaaaattaagtttgttgctttacatgaatacatctagttttgaacttaatctgcatttgttcaaaaaacaagacattgtgcattttttccttaacaagcagtatttctgtgaatcccaggcaatcttttcatttaccggtacacacaaacaacaagcaatgatcttgttgtatttacctttcctttaacacATTTAATCTATTGgacagattgaccaacgtttaaatgaaacatgctttatttgtagtagaacaccacagtcaaaaatatcttgcttgatctactttaaaaaaaattcaggcaactttttcgcatgagatttttatgtcaatcaagaaagactagtctttgtataaactacttcatttttagtatgtagaaaattaatttgcaagtaaagtcaacttaattttgataaataaagtaaacttaatacaattaagttgactgtacttgcaaaatgtattattcacatacaaaaaattaagtagtttatacaaagactagtctttcttgatctacataataatcgcctgcaaaaagttgccttaattttttaagtagatcaagcacaatatttgtatcagtgtaggaACGTAAGAAAATATCAGGTCTGGCAAAtattgcagagctaagccgttttgggctttatacgcaagtaataaaattttaaattggattctgaattttacggggagccaatggagcgacgctaacactggagagacgtgttCTCTcctgttgattcctgtcagcactcgctgctgcattttggatcagctggagcctattcagctaattacttggacatcctgctaacaacacattacagtaatcttgTCAAGATTACATATTCTTTTGTcatcctctatcaacgatgaataataagctgttccggctttgcgaatggcttttttatatactattagataatctttccattcacgatagaagtctacagacgtacaagagtaccacttcctttccattttacgcacgttttgtttcaacatgcggatatctgaattataccagggagttaagctcctattggaaaccctccttctcaaaggagcaactgcatctaaagctgagtgcagcaaatcagcagtgttactagcaaggaaatcaacatctgcagaggtagaacccaggtcactggcctcgactacatcactattttccactgtggtaaaatgagcaatggcctccttaaatttagcaatagcttcatctgacaaacatctgctaaaataatacctcctattttgtgcttcaacatcgacaatattaaattgaacgttattaaatagtggGATAGgagggagtttacaggcgaCACTTGAACCCACACCTGAACTGTACacctaaaataaaatgaaaagttcATTAACAGAATCAAACCACCATAAAAGTCACAAAAAACATGAAGCGGTAAGTTTAAAAATACAACTAAATTGCTCATCTGCTTTAGGCTAGACAGCTGTCACAGTTCTTCCTCTCCAGTGTTGCACGCAGGTCTGTGCATACGAAGGACAGAGGTTTGATTAGAAGTTAGAAAATGTGATACACTCCGTTGGTTTtcttttaggttttttaaattgttttattggcATTTTCTGATATTATACATGTCAGATATAGTGAACTGAACTGTTAAAGGGCCGCAGCATCATCCAGTAAAACTCTGGTCTTGCAGACATCCATCATATTATCAATGATAAAGACAAAGTATTTTAGCACTGATAAATAGCTTGTGACGTCAGTATCTGACGGGGGAGGCAGAAACAAACTGCTTGATCTCATTATCGTGCTGCAGTGTGAGTTTTTCTCCCATAAAGATACAAACCAGAAAGAGGAGCAGGTCTTCAAAATTCTGGGTGGAACTTCCTCTCGGCCAGAGTGGAATCCATCCCTGCGTCTACTCCAGAGTAAACACCCTCGTGTTTGTCTCTTGAGATCAGATAAACCCTGCTGGTGTGGTATTTGCTGACGTGTTCCACACGTAAAAGAGCCTCAACAGTCACTCCAGCCCCTAGAAGGTAATCCCCGACTTCCAAATGAAACATCTGCAAGTGTATTTCTCAATACAGAAGCAAGTCCTCTGGTTGATAGAATGTATGCATAATATTCTTCTGTTTATCTGCATGTCTCGTTCCGTTAcacttttcattattattattattattataatgctTACATTGAAATGCATGTTTCTTGAcgttaatgttaaaatacattAGCACTATGACTTGGGGATCCTTAGTTAAACGCACCCTCCATCATTCTCTGCATGCTGTAAAGGAAATATTATTTTCGCAGGATATTTTGGGGTCTTCTGCTGCTTCTAACATGCACCTACGTCTGCATGTTCTCCAAAATGAGTGATCAGGGTTATTTGCTTTTGTTACTGCCACAAATCACTACCCCAGGTTTCTGTAGGGGCTGAGACGGTTCTCATCCTCCGAGACCACTACTTCTCTTTTTGTGTTTAAAATTCAGTAATCCTCTctgtttgtctttctttcttttagtgaTGGGGTTGATGAGTTTCTGATAGCCTGGTTCTTGCATTATGCTCGATCCTGCTGAGCATCAGCAGAGTTTTAGGATGTAATGAACTGCCTAATAAAAAACAAGGGATGATCTGATTATAACCACCTGTTTAGAACAATAATCAAACATCTGCCACCTCCGTGTTTTTCAGTATTATAATGCATAGTTAGAATTGTTCTGCAATAAACAGACACCACAGATGTATTTTAAACAAATGATCAATGGCTTTAAGTTGATTAACAGTCCACAAATCCACTTGAGTGGTAATTTGACGCTGCTTGTATGGACTATTTGGTCATGAAAGATGGTAGTTggtggaaaagaggaaaaaaaagtgaaaaaatgaaatgaaacaaaacagcTTGACAACAAAACAGTGGATCTGCTCCAGGCTATCTCAACATGAGAACATGGGGTCAGCAGAACTTCAGGGAAAGTCCATTTGTGGACTTAAGaacgggggggaaaaaaatcattgCATGGATActtatttaattaaaaataatcacCCACTGTTAGTGTCCCATTCTCCTACAATGATCTCTGTTGACACTTTACATATGCTGTTAGAtattaaattaaagtcagcagCTCCACCCCTCatgtactttactttttttttgggtTAATACCACGACTTAAAGAAATAGCATTACAATGTAACACTTAAGAATGAGGTTAAACAATAAAACTTAACATTGATGCCTGAGTCAGGTTAAAATGGTATTTCCATGTCTGGTTCCAGCTCCGAGCTTATTTACTTGGTGAGCTTATTGAATTCCCATTGTTAGAGAATGAACTAATCAGTCTTATCTGTTGATTTGtgtatcctgataaataactgtTACAGCTCTCTTGTCGTCCAGGCTCGTCCAGCGCGTGCACGTGCTCCCTCTGCAGCACGCGCCCTTCATGCAGAGCATGCATGACGTCACGTCAGCCTGCACGCGGCCCGGCGGCTCACGGGCAGATCTATGGCAAGCCATAAGGGCCAAAAACCAGGCTTGAATGAACACGCTGCCGAACAAAAGGGCGTAAAAACAGGGGCGCCTCCTAAAATGTTCCATAGGGGGGCCAGAGGGGGCCActtcaattcttggggtggacaccaaaactaaaagccgtcATTACAGGatgttattatactgttgtagtatacaggctcagaaatgcttttttttttttttaattttctaacttttctgtatatatattaatggttaataccatgttggtaaaaacctaaggcatgatatgatatgcatttgtcccaaatgatttgggatgaaacacaTAACTGAAGACTtaatctatgtgaccggcaattttatttttttttaattgaggcaagtggggtggccagcaaatttgtagggggggccgtggccaccccCTGCTGGTGGCACTGCGTAAAAAGCGCCGttttgagcaaaaaaaaaatgttcatgaaTGTGCATAAAAAGTGGGAAATGCGCTTTTTACACAACTCGTTTAAAACGCCGTTTTTTTTACAGGTTTTTTTGTGCTCAAAACGGCGCTTTTTACGCCTTTTTGTTTGGCAGCGCGTTCATTCAAGCCCGGTTTTTGGCCCTTATGGCTTGCCATAGTGACCCCGGGCAGACCGGGTGGTCCACGGGCAAACCCCGGGTCTCAGACCCGGGTCCTCAGACCCGGGGGTCCATGGGCAGACCCGGGGCCTCAGACCCGGGGTCTGAGACCCGGGGGCCCACGGGCAGGCCCCGGGGCTTGAGGGAGGACGGGATGGGCAGCTCGTGCAGACTGTCCGAGAAGGTTTCTGGGCTCAGCTGCTTCATGACAGTCTGCATGGCGATGAGCAGCAGCGAGGCGGGGCTGCGTCCAGCCAGGTACCGGTACGTGTCGTCCCCCAGAACCTCGGTCCAGCTCTCGGGGTCCCGGTCCAGGGCCCCCCTCATCTTAAAGTGAACTTTGGGCATAAACATGAGCAGGTTGTCCAGacacctcctcccctccccgtcCACGGCCCCGGTGGAGTTCCCCAGCTTGTCCAGCAGCACGTCCAGCGGGGTGAGGCCGTAGCGGTCCGGGCTGAGCGGGGACGCCCCGgcccccagcagcagcaccgcGGCCTCGGGCCGCAGCAGCTCGCAGGCCAGGTGCAGCGGGCTCCTGCCCTCGTGGAAGCAGCCCGGGGCCCGGGCCGCCCTGGCCGCGCCCCTGCTCTCCTGCAGGATGAGCTGCAGGATGTAGCGGCGGTCGTAGCGCACCGCCATGGCCTGGTGCGGCACGGAGGAGGAGGCCGGGCAGCAGCTGAACCGCTCCCCGGGCTCCGCCAGCGCCTCGCCCGGGAACCTGCTCAGCAGGAACTGCGCGTACGCCTGGTGGTCGTGCACGATGGCGTACAGCAGCGCCTCGGACGGGCTGTACGTCCTCTGGCTGGAGTCGTCCTCCGGGTAGAACGCCTCCATCGTCCGCATGTCCTCCAGCATCCACACCGGCTTCAGGTCCCGCACCGCCCGGTAGAACAGCAGCGAGAACGACTTCCAGTGGTGGCCCAAGCTCCGAGCCGCGGAGCCGGCGGTGAGAGAGGCCATGGAGCTACTTTTACCAGTCCTTCAGCTCGGCATGGCTCCTAAACCCTCGTCATTACAACCGCCGGGCTTTATAGGCAGAACTTACGCGGATAAAAGCCCAGCGAAGTCAGTCAAACAGAGCCGTCCCGCACCGGTGACAGCTGTGGCCATAGATGGCTGTCACATTCTGCTCTGCAGCGGCGAGCCACAGCGCATGCGCGGAACATAAACACGTCAAAGTCGCCGGAAACTATTTGAAAGAGAACTGAACTCATTTCAAAATGTTACATACGTATTACCCTGCTAATCACTATCTTCTTAAATTCAAAAGAGTTATTTGTGTTGACTGTTCGTTGTGTGAAATGTCCCATGAAACACTGGTACACCTGTTTTGGCAATGTCCCTACACTAACAAATTCTGGAAAGATGTATCCCGATTTATTATAGATAAAATTGACTCTGACTTCACTCTGTAttggaaaaaatgtattgtttggtttcatcagtaatgaaagaaacaaatctaAAGAATCTTTTGTAATCAATTTAATAATTATTCTCGCAAAGTTTCATATTCATAAATccaaattcagtcattcaaaaccccttttttttatttttgagaatGAAACCAAACAATACTTGAGTTCCATCTCTgactcaaataacaaaaaagctGTCAAAACTGTTAATTTATGCTCTCTATTTaatgtgtttgtttaaaaatCCCCCTGGCTCCTGTGTTGTTGTACTTTTATGTATTAATGACTGTTTTagtctgtctgtttgttttttgtaatatgAGAACTATTCAATaaagcttgtaaaaaaaaaagagaactgaACTCATCTTCCTACAAATATtcacattgtaaaaagattcaaaagaaatatcgattcaaactgtactttttgttctgcaaattcTGAAACGATGAcacactttaaaaacctcatttgtacatttctgtctatacattttatctgtcctTAGTCATCCAAAGTTTAGAAATTAGAAATCAATAAATGCAACATTAAGGGAACATGGGacatattaaataaaattatctCTAATAAATCTTCCAGCACAAGCTACCCCAGTCATTTTATTGACAATGGAAAAGTTATCAGGGACATGAATGAAGTGGCAGGAGGTTTTAATAAATTCTTTGTATCTGTGGGCCCCAAACTGGCCGGGGAAATAACACCGCCAGAAAAGGGCAGGGCTGAGCAATTCTATGGTGCTAGAAATTCTGCAACAATTTTCCTGAGAAAAGTTGAGGATAAAGAGATTATTGAACTtgtcaaaaaatttaaaa
Protein-coding sequences here:
- the zgc:112001 gene encoding ankyrin repeat domain-containing protein 9, whose amino-acid sequence is MASLTAGSAARSLGHHWKSFSLLFYRAVRDLKPVWMLEDMRTMEAFYPEDDSSQRTYSPSEALLYAIVHDHQAYAQFLLSRFPGEALAEPGERFSCCPASSSVPHQAMAVRYDRRYILQLILQESRGAARAARAPGCFHEGRSPLHLACELLRPEAAVLLLGAGASPLSPDRYGLTPLDVLLDKLGNSTGAVDGEGRRCLDNLLMFMPKVHFKMRGALDRDPESWTEVLGDDTYRYLAGRSPASLLLIAMQTVMKQLSPETFSDSLHELPIPSSLKPRGLPVGPRVSDPGSEAPGLPMDPRV